From the Leishmania mexicana MHOM/GT/2001/U1103 complete genome, chromosome 14 genome, the window tgtggggaggggaggggttgCTGCCGACAGCTGGtgcactctctctccgtgtgtgtgtgttttcgtTCTTTTTCGTGTGCGGTGGGCTCTTCGCCCGTGATGCGTACCCGTGTCCCCTTTCCCCTTAGCGACTTAGGCCGCCGATGCATTTGACCTTTGCACGCGCTCCTCTTGTGTTCCGTTTGTTTCGTGGGTTCGCTGTTCGCCCTCCCGCACCCCCGTCATCTTTTCGTGTGGTTCTTCTCCTCATCTCTCCCCCATCTTCCCTTTCCACACATCGAACGTCCAGGCAACCGAAGACGCATCGACACGGCCCCATGTCAGTGCACCTGACGCGGACTCCCTTTTCTTTTAGAGCAGAGGTGCACCGCCTTGATGGTGACGCagtgtgagggggaggaaggggcgcACGTCAGTGCGTGGCATCCAGGGTCCACTTCCCACATGCTGTGTGGGGGTAGGCCAGGcagcccccgccgccccttaaccctgccaatgccgagtCGCCGCTTCCGGTGGTGACGGGGTCAGGCGCCGACAGCGTAGGGTGCGGTGAGGTCCTGGATGTCGccgcgtcggagcggccCGTCACGGTGggcacgtctgcgccatccgTGCGGCGGGCAGAGTGCCGGCGTGACTGGAAGGCATCTGACCGGGCCCCCACACGGCCCGCTGGTGGTGAGGCGCCTGGGCCAccccgaggaggacgcgccACGTGGCGCCGGCACAATGGGGTGCggtgggagtgggggagcggctgtgaggggACATGCGAGGCGTGTAGTGCGTAGAGGGTGACGCAGGGACCGTGCTCAGGtgaccgagtcggcgcactgctggaGCCTGCGCCcttcgctgcttcgcaccacgcgatgggggggggagcctGTGAcggcgcgggggagggacgtCGAGCAGAGTTTGAGCGCGTACTGCACGGCTGCAAGTGGATACATGTGGAAATGGAGCAAAGCGTGTATCCTCTTTGAGCGAAATCCCAAACCTGAACATCGCTCGATGCAGTGGCAGTGGAAGGGGCCGAGCGGCTCCAGAAAGTGCTTGTGGGCCCAGCCCCTTGACGAATGTTTAAGCGAAGTGTGCATTCTGCGAGAGGCGCGGTTCACCCCTGCACACGGGCACGGTACTCGCTGCCTCTGTGGACTTCAGCTCTCCGGTGTGGCAAACGAATGCATctccggcgacggcgacttAGTGGGCATGCAGGCGGACATACGGAGGGGTATAGGCCCTCCCCTCATTTTTCAAAGGCGAGATTGATGCGGCCACGGTCTGGCTTTGCTTCAGTGATCACGATATGATGAATCTGTGCCTCAGGCAATGAACCCTGACAGCGAATTCTCCCGCGCCGTTTCTCTTGCCCACGCCCTGCTCTTCTCTCCACAAAGCCAGCAAGTGCCTGTACACAAGTCTCTGTGCAAGAATTTGGATACACGCGAGCCTACCCTTCTCACATACCACTAATCCCACCCCATAGcgatctctctctcacgtTAGAGGAGCCGTGCCAGACAGGAATATTCTGTATGCTGTCGTGGCGTTGATGATGCAGAGGAGCCCCCGTTTCCGCTGCGTTGCGATGGACTGGTCACCCAAAGCCAGCAGTGCATAGGCTCCCCGTACACTGCCAAGCCTCGCGCGGCCTCACGTCCGCGGAAATCACCAAGGAGTACACCAACTGTGGACCGTGCCTCGTCAGCGTCGACGATTTGGGAAAAGGCGGACGCCTTACGCACATGAGGATTCCAATTGTGGATGGCTCGATCATTCATGCTGctgaggggagagggggtgcaggTGTCGGCGGCGTAAGCCCGTCGCCTCGAGGGCCCCGCTCAGAGGACCAGCTCCAAGGTTGCTGTCAGCCGATTCAGGGACAGCCGCCCGCGCCCGCTGCCGGGAGACGAAGCGGATGCGGGCATGGGACGAGTGTCGGTGGGCCTGGAAAGACATGGATGCTGCTGTCTTGGAGGAGCTCCATCACGGACAGACACACCAACGGGGGAGGATCCGTGGTCGCTCTTCCacatcccctcctccgtgCTCGACCAGTGGCATGTAAGcgaggcgtcgctgcaggGCAGACACAGCGTGTGCCGGCTCATCCTGGTAGCGGCTGCGGACGGGCCCAGCCCCAATccgtcgacgccgtgctCCCCGAAGCCATGGGGATGCAAGCGTCGCCAAGCGATCTCTGGCCTGGAGAGCGCGCTCTTGACCGGGCAGGGAGGGACTGCCGCCCAGGTGCCGTCTGCTCCACCGCGACGTAGCGCGGGCCTCTGCTGAACACTCACCTTGTCCAACTCGTCAGAACCAACCCGTGCTGCCCAGGCTGGTGCACGATGCAGACCCTCTTCGTTGTCGTCTTGACGAGCTGCGGATGCGCATTACCTGCACTACTTCTTTGCCCAGGGGCACCGCTACAGCGGGAGCGGGGGCATGGCTGAAAGATTTGCCGAGGGAGGCCAGGAAGGCGATGCAGCACTACGCAATGAACGTGCGGAGCACGCGGCACGTCAGGCTGCGCAGAGTTGGGTGGCCGTCGACGATGTCGAGTACGTGCCGTTCAACGACGGCGTTGTCGTGTTGAATGTGTGGAGGGCACGCATTCTTTTATGACGACTCAtccaggaggaggagcatgTGCTGCGAGCCGTGACGAGGCGGCAGTGCGTAGAGACGTTGTCGTCGGTGCACTTCTTGCTCGCTTGTTTTTCACGTATTGCCACCCCTTCGGGCAAGGGATGCTTCCGCGTGGTATCACAGGGATACCAGTGCCACCACTCTGTGACGGGAGGCCAAGCagcaccctccctctctttctggGAATGCCGACacacttctggtggtgatAGGGCCAGGCGCCTACTACGTGGCGAGGCTAGAGCGGTTTATCGCTACCGATGTCTGCGGTCAGGTTGTACGTGGCGTTGCGTCGCGGCGACCTTCGACAGTGAGCACGTCTACGCTATGCATATTGTGGACGAGGCGTCAAGGTGAGGCACCGATGCCGGAAGCATGAGAAGAGCACCCCGAATTCGCGCCGTCGAGTCCTCCAGACTTCCATGTGGAGAGTCATTACAGCACACTGTGAAATGCCGCTATGTAAAGCGAGTGAAAGAGAAACACAGCACAGTGGCAGTGTGTCCAGGGCCTCAGAGGATCCTGGCCCCTAGGTGGCCAACCTCTTCCCTGCGCTCATCCGGCATTCACCCGGACTAGACCCTGTTATCCGCACCACCGagacgccatcgcctcctgcCCTAGAGCAGAACCGCAAAGGCGGCTCTTTTGAATTACGACATGCAGTTCACATGAGTGTCCATCTGGCGccgatcgcgcagcacgtatGCAAAGGAACGGTGAGGAAGAACAGGATGAACCCATCAGACGCATGGTCCTGGTTCGACAGCAGGCTAGCTCGTCGTACGCGTCCAGCATGTAGGCGTACTGCAGCGGAGGTGCGAGAGCTGCAGTTGTGTATGCGGATAGGCGCGGACTTGTAGTAGGACGGCATACTGACGGAAAAGGAACGGCAGCGCGGGAAGCGGCTCTTTTCATCGACTCTCCTCCCCAGACTCATACCCACTACTATGCACCGATGTgctcgaggcgctgctgaccTCAATGTCAGCAGAACAGCGTAGAGCGTTGCCAGGACGAGGCGAAAGCTTGCATGCGTCTCGATGCGTCCGACTTCTCTCCACTCATCTTCATACTTCGCTGAACGGTCACTGCCGTACTTTTTCATATCCGCTCGGGCTTGTGCATCCCTCAGATCTTTTCTGTGCAGCGTACGCGCCAATCGATTTTTTGTGGCGATCGCGTTACGGACGGCGTGCACACCCTCGCCCAGTGTCAGGAGCGCCAcccgcgtgtgcgggtgcctTTCTGCTTGAATGTTTGCCGGTGCAGAGGGAGCCGCGAACATTCCTGGTgccggccgctgccgccgtatCGTTTGAGCTGCATCGCCTTTGTGCTCCAGCGTTTAACCACGGGGTACGCACAGcaagcccctcccccccaaaCCATCCCCCACCCTCTATTGGGGTCACACACGTATTTGCACAAACACATATCACTCGCTTAGGCCGTCATCATGGACAAGTATACGAAAGTGAAGAACATTGGCAAGGGCAACATGGGCACCTGTACCCTTGCCCGCAACAACGAGGATGGCAAGTACTACGTCATCAAGCAGGTGGATCTCACACGGATGAGCAAGAAGGACCGGCAGCAGAGCCTGAACGAGGCGCGAGTACTGAGTTCGCTTCGACACCCGAACATCATCAACTATGTTGACAGCTTTCTAGCCCGCAAGTCGGACAATCTTTGCATTGTGATGGAGTACGCCGAAAGCGGCGACGTTTGCACGCGCCTGAAGAAGAATTACGGTGTAAACGTGCCGGAGCGGCAAGTGTTGGATTGGCTCATACAGCTGGTGCTGAGTCTCGACTACGTGCATCAGCGCAAGATCCTTCACCGTGATGTCAAGACGCAGAACATCTTCCTCACCCACGAAAACCTGATCAAACTAGGCGACTTCGGCATTGCTCGCACGCTGGCGAACACGTACGACCAGGCCCAGACGTTTGTGGGCACGCCTTACTACCTGTCCCCTGAGCTGATTTTGGAGAAGCCCTACGACCACCGTAGCGATGTGTGGGCACTCGGCGTAGTCCTGTACGAGATGCTCACGCTCAAACACCCTTTCAATGCAAAGGACATGAAAGGACTGCTACAGCGCATCCTCGCTGTGCATTATGACCCTCTACCAACCGTGTACAGCGCCGAGCTGCGGGACATAGTGGCGCAGATGCTGGTGCGAGACCCAGCTGGACGGATCAAGCTGGAGGACATCTTGCAGATACCGATAGTTCGTCAGCGCCTTAAGCAGTGGTTCAAAGAGCCCGACGTCGTGCCGCAACACTACATACGCTCCCTCTGCAagcaccagctgctgcctGATTTCCAGGATGAGGCAACTGCCGTGCCCTCCACCAGGTTCGCCGCCAGGGCTGCCGCGGCCATGGCGCACGAAGAGTGGCGCACCACCTCTGAGGCCACCTCAGCCCAGACGGATGTGGATGTCTGCGCCCGCAACGATACTGACACGCTTCCACATGTGACGCCAGGTGGGCCCTTCTCCATCCCATCCACAgccgcgcgtgcagcggcggctgcgtgtaCCTCAAATGCAGACAATGGATCTTCAGACGGAGTGCGACCCTCCATACCGGCTCTCAAGCCGTATAGCAACCTGCCACAAATGGGAATGGCGTCACCGCAGCTGTATGCGCCCCAGCCGCCACAAATGCATCCACGGGTACAGAGCAACAACAGAGTTTCTAGCCCCTCGCGGCTATTCAGATCACCTTTTAGCACCCCCAGCGTCGCACGatctgctgcgctgccgatCTCTCGGCAGCAAGGCGATCCCGTGAGCCAATCCTCTCAAgtaccgctgccgttgcagcGACCCACTGCTCGCGCCAAGGCTCCCAGCAGGCTCTACGCACGTCCCTACATGGCGCAGCCCCACCTGTCCCCATCGCCCGGCTACCTTCTCGCGGCCAACCCACGCAAGAACGCGGGAGACGTGCGGCGTCAGCAAGGCAGCAGGGCCACAGACCCCTACCTGAACCCTCTGTTTTCTCCGCCTCGCCAGATGGCGCCTGCATACAGGCCACTagctcctcccttccccccgcCGCCCGACATCAAGGCAATGCTGCAgcgggccgccgccgagcgtGCACGTCGCTGACAACGATTCGCGCAGCAGTCGAGGCGGCACCCCACGCAGACAAGCCAATGAACAGGCATACCAAACAAAGGGTGTAGATGCGTCCTGTGTCCAAATATTCTGCAAATTGTTCTGCTAAAgctgctccccctccctcaacGCACCACCTTTGCGGTGGATGTCgcacgtgtgcttgtgcgcgtcATCGTCAGGCTCTCACCCGCTCCCCTCCGGGCCACCACCCACTGAGAGgacttctctctcgccctcccccttcctcatTATTTCATTCACTTATTGCACCTTCTTTTCGTTGATTATtgtctcccccttccctccctgcgtgcgtgcgtgtgtgtgtgcccgtggTTGCTACCCGGACTTTATTGTCGGCTTGGCTGTTGTTGCTTCCTCCGCTTTTTCGTTGTACGATGCACATAGGTCAAAGTCCGGTGGCACCGCGCCGCTTCggttctcctcttccttaTTTATTTcttcatatatatatatatatgtctgccctctcttctccaaTTCTATCAATTCACGACCGCCTCACCCTCTGCTCATTGTTCCTCTCACACCCctgtatctctctctctctgtgcttgTCTGCATCTGTGTGTATATGCGTGCTCTTCTTGTGAAACCATCGGCACCTGCGCTCATGACCTCTCTATCATCGCTTCAAGCTTCGTCTCCTTCAACcagcgcacagacacgcacacagcctccctccctctatcTTTTCTTTGTCGACTTCCCTCCCACTTCACTCTTCACTGCTTCTAGGAtcgcgtacgtgtgtgcgtgtgtgtgtgggggggtgAAAGGCGGTGAGCTGCGGgctctttgttgttgttttctctcACCCCTCCTACTTTTCTGTTTGGCTGTCGTTCTTGTCTTTTCTGGATCCCGCATCGTCTGCAGCTCGCTTgatgtgtgcgtatgtggTCGTGAGGGTTGGAGGACAGCTCTACACCTCTGCTGACGCGTTGCAATGTGATTTGTGTCTGTTATAGCCGGGAATAGGAAGTGAAGCGATCCCGCGGCGCATCTACTCgctttccctctctttcgATTGCACCGTGGAACACTCATGCGGCTACCAGTGTCATTAACACAGCAACATTTCGCGTTTGGGTACTCTGTCACGTCAGAGCCACTGCAAAGATGCTCGCAGCTAAACCCGCACATGAGAAACAGATCAACAAACTTGCTCTTCAGTAAGGAGAAGCGTCCGAATGCGTTCTCGGTGGAGGTTGTCTTGCGGTCCTCTTTCTCACTACCGAAGACGTTGTTGCAGCCCAGCCCTCCCCACTCCTTGTCCTTCTCACTACGCTCATCCTGTCCTCTCGACTCTTTTTCATATCGCCACTATCATTTTGTCCCTTCAccacagcgccgctgctAGCTCGgtctccccctttttttacTGCTcggtcggcagcggcaagccGCTTCAGCACGCGTGTGGAGTAAAGGACGATACTTCAGCAAAAAACCTTCTCGATTCGCCTTTGCGCCAGCACGTTGTTCCGAGAAGAGGTTGACTGTTGTTGGCCCTCCCCCGTAGAACTCCTTGGAGGCTGCTCTGCCTCATACACGGTGACACATCGGCAACACGCCACAGCTGCTTCCCCCGCCTCATCCTCTGTTACAGGAAAGCAGGGACACGTCATTTGTCGTCTTTCGCGTTACTCCGTAATGGACGGCgtggagtggggggagggggaggaggagctggcgcacTACTTGCGCGAGGAGCACCCGCGCGTCTCGGCTCTCCCCGTGAGCATCCGCTACCGGACGTttgcgccgccagcgcaggATACGCGCGTTCGCGCCGGACGATCTGTCCACGACTTTTACCtgtaccgccgccgccgcctcgactCGGCCATCGAAGCAGAGCTGACTGCCTGCGGCCTCTCGGTCGTGCAGCCTCTGCAGTGCGTGCTGACCGACTCCTTTGCgattgcgcagcggcagcaggcgacGTATCAATGGCTCGCGCAGCGTCATACTGCTGATGAAATTCTCCATCGCTTTGCCGTGGACAGGAAGCTGAACGCGGTGCCGTGCCTAGCCGCCGTGAACCGCTCGCTGAGTGTTCTCGGTCGTGAAGGTGGGGCAGATGCCGTGCTTGACGTTCTGGAAGATGTGCTGTTGGATACCGCTATCATTCCCCTCAGCACCCTGCTCGGTGCCATCAAGGCGCTGCCGAGTCACCCTGTTCGAGCAGCCCGCGTCGCACTCACCTTCAGGGGCTCGCTTGGGTCACAGACGGTGCCCCCGAGCGTGTGGGGTAACCTCGGGGCCGCCCTCGCACAGGCGTCACTGCAGATGCCGATGCCGCTAGAGGATCACTTCGTGGAGCTGTTTGAGCGCGTCCTCGCCATGGTTAGCGCGTCGACAGGTCGGTTGAGTGAATCGCTCGTGGTGGCATTTGGCCGGTGCTTGCTCGCCAGTAGCAAGCCGTGCTCCGCAGCAATGCACCTGGTccgcgaggagctgctcaGCGGCCGCAGTCGAGATGGTTTTACTGGTGCCCCGTTGCACCTTGGCGCCTTTCTGAGCGATCTCCTCgtggcgctgtgctgcgAAGATGAGAAACTAGGGACACCCCGACACTCTAGCGCGGACACGGATACCTTGACCTTCGCGTGTGATGTCATCAAGTACGCGTtcgccgtgcgtgtgcagttGTTGCCGAGAGTCTTCGACAAAGTGCTCGCCTTGTGTGAGCGGCGCAAGGAGTACTATCGCATGTGCATTTTGTTTGTGTCTATGTGCGTCTTGTCGACTCCGTCGCTGGTGTCCTTGCTGCGagtggtggaggtggtgacgcAGATTCCCGATCTGCGC encodes:
- a CDS encoding putative protein kinase; its protein translation is MDKYTKVKNIGKGNMGTCTLARNNEDGKYYVIKQVDLTRMSKKDRQQSLNEARVLSSLRHPNIINYVDSFLARKSDNLCIVMEYAESGDVCTRLKKNYGVNVPERQVLDWLIQLVLSLDYVHQRKILHRDVKTQNIFLTHENLIKLGDFGIARTLANTYDQAQTFVGTPYYLSPELILEKPYDHRSDVWALGVVLYEMLTLKHPFNAKDMKGLLQRILAVHYDPLPTVYSAELRDIVAQMLVRDPAGRIKLEDILQIPIVRQRLKQWFKEPDVVPQHYIRSLCKHQLLPDFQDEATAVPSTRFAARAAAAMAHEEWRTTSEATSAQTDVDVCARNDTDTLPHVTPGGPFSIPSTAARAAAAACTSNADNGSSDGVRPSIPALKPYSNLPQMGMASPQLYAPQPPQMHPRVQSNNRVSSPSRLFRSPFSTPSVARSAALPISRQQGDPVSQSSQVPLPLQRPTARAKAPSRLYARPYMAQPHLSPSPGYLLAANPRKNAGDVRRQQGSRATDPYLNPLFSPPRQMAPAYRPLAPPFPPPPDIKAMLQRAAAERARR